A window from Rana temporaria chromosome 8, aRanTem1.1, whole genome shotgun sequence encodes these proteins:
- the LOC120909866 gene encoding oocyte zinc finger protein XlCOF22-like isoform X1: MENWSPFTSPDGSSNGNPPERCPRPLYSRDSTQEHQEIPQEDEDESPIKVEVKEEADETYLRSDQIYKEEKFPPEIITDPGNTRATQRDVKAWEKEEGHVRIKEEEVLPEVSTDSRGTQKSVKTETEEDGNLNIKEEEIHLEISTDGRYRRYNMEERTNFFSAGVLENDDVTSISSGENPITPKLHPVFHSVALLSSSSTHRAPPAEISPLYTSQPGESSIQKAKLASDKRSQKVEKPFSCSECGKCFPRRSHLLSHQMSHTGEKPFSCPECEKSFSYRSGLLLHRRTHTEVKPYSCSVCGRAFTRRWILLEHENTHTGVKPYSCAECGKSFSQKQRLTWHQGTHSSEKPFPCAECGKRFTHRALLSTHQRTHTGAKPYSCSECGKCFPSKHHLVLHQRAHTGEKPFSCSECGKSYIKRGDLTCHQMTHTGEKPYACSECGKCFAKRSHLVNHQRTHTGVKPYSCSECGKCFAKKSYLTVHQTTHTGVKPFSCSECGESFFWKISLTRHEKVHTGQELHSCSECGKCFTDRSILIEHQRIHTGEKPYSCSECGKCFSRCSSLIVHQRTHTGEKPYSCSECGKCFASRMYLTKHQRTHSGVKPFSCSKCSKSFHFKSYLNRHERVHSGES, encoded by the exons ATGGAGAACTGGTCACCcttcacatcaccgg atggatccagtaatgggaaccccccagagagatgtccccgtcctctgtattcccgggactccaCACAGGAACATCAGGAGATCCCTCAGGAGGATGAG GATGAAAGTCCCATTAAAGTTGAAGTCAAAGAAGAAGCAGATGAGACCTATTTAAGGAGTGACCAGATATATAAGGAGGAGAAATTCCCTCCAGAGATCATCACAG ATCCCGGAAACACCAGAGCCACTCAGAGAGACGTCAAAGCTTGGGAAAAGGAAGAAGGACATGTGAGGATTAAAGAGGAGGAAGTTCTTCCAGAGGTCAGCACGG ACAGCAGAGGCACTCAGAAAAGTGTCAAAACTGAGACAGAAGAAGACGGAAATCTGAACATTAAAGAGGAGGAGATTCATTTAGAAATTAGTACAG atgGCCGATACAGACGGTACAATATGGAAGAACGTACTAATTTCTTTTCGGCTGGGGTTCTAGAAAATGATGACGTAACATCCATTTCGTCAGGAGAAAACCCTATTACCCCCAAACTCCATCCAGTATTTCACAGCGTTGCTCTATTAAGCAGTTCATCCACACATAGGGCTCCACCTGCTGAAATCTCACCTCTTTACACGAGTCAGCCTGGTGAATCCTCTATCCAAAAAGCCAAACTTGCATCCGACAAGAGAAGTCAGAAAGTAGAAAAGCCGTTTTCATGTTCagaatgtgggaaatgttttccGCGGCGGAGCCACCTTCTGTCCCATCAGATGAGCcatacaggagagaagccattttcATGTCCAGAATGTGAGAAAAGTTTTTCCTATAGATCCGGCCTTCTTCTACACCGGAGAACTCACACGGAGGTGAAGCCGTATTCATGTTCTGTGTGCGGGAGGGCTTTTACCCGGAGGTGGATTCTTCTCGAACACGAGAATACCCACACGGGTGTAAAGCCTTATTCCTGCGCCGAATGCGGAAAGTCTTTTTCTCAGAAACAGCGACTTACTTGGCACCAGGGAACTCACTCGTCTGAGAAGCCGTTCCCTTGTGCGGAATGCGGAAAGCGTTTTACCCACAGGGCACTGCTTTCCACCCATCAGAGGACTCACACCGGGGCAAAGCCGTATTCTTGTTCCGAATGTGGAAAGTGTTTTCCTTCCAAACATCACCTAGTTCTTCACCAGAgagctcacacaggagagaagccgtttTCATGTTCGGAGTGTGGAAAGTCCTATATCAAGAGAGGAGACCTTACCTGCCATCAAAtgactcacacaggggagaagccatatgcatgctcagagtgcgggaaatgctttgcTAAACGGTCCCATCTTGTCAATCACCAGAGAACGCACACAGGTGTGAAGCCTTACTCTTGCTCcgaatgtgggaaatgtttcgcTAAAAAGTCTTATCTCACCGTCCACCAGACAACTCACACGGGGGTGAAGCCGTTCTCTTGTTCCGAATGCGGCGaaagttttttttggaaaatatcccTTACAAGACACGAAAAAGTCCATACGGGGCAGGAGTTGCACTCGTGTTCagaatgtggaaaatgttttacCGACAGATCCATTCTTATTGAACATCAAAGGatccacacgggggagaagccttattcctgctcggaatgtgggaaatgtttctctCGGTGTTCCAGCCTCATCGTACATCAGAGGACTCACACTGGCGAAAAGccttattcctgttctgagtgcgggaaatgttttgcttcGAGAATGTATCTTACTAAACATCAGCGAACTCACTCAGGAGTGAAGCCATTTTCCTGTTCCAAATGCAGTAAAAGTTTTCACTTTAAGTCGTATCTTAACAGACATGAAAGAGTTCACTCAGGggaatcttaa
- the LOC120909866 gene encoding gastrula zinc finger protein XlCGF57.1-like isoform X2 produces the protein MENWSPFTSPDGSSNGNPPERCPRPLYSRDSTQEHQEIPQEDEDESPIKVEVKEEADETYLRSDQIYKEEKFPPEIITDSRGTQKSVKTETEEDGNLNIKEEEIHLEISTDGRYRRYNMEERTNFFSAGVLENDDVTSISSGENPITPKLHPVFHSVALLSSSSTHRAPPAEISPLYTSQPGESSIQKAKLASDKRSQKVEKPFSCSECGKCFPRRSHLLSHQMSHTGEKPFSCPECEKSFSYRSGLLLHRRTHTEVKPYSCSVCGRAFTRRWILLEHENTHTGVKPYSCAECGKSFSQKQRLTWHQGTHSSEKPFPCAECGKRFTHRALLSTHQRTHTGAKPYSCSECGKCFPSKHHLVLHQRAHTGEKPFSCSECGKSYIKRGDLTCHQMTHTGEKPYACSECGKCFAKRSHLVNHQRTHTGVKPYSCSECGKCFAKKSYLTVHQTTHTGVKPFSCSECGESFFWKISLTRHEKVHTGQELHSCSECGKCFTDRSILIEHQRIHTGEKPYSCSECGKCFSRCSSLIVHQRTHTGEKPYSCSECGKCFASRMYLTKHQRTHSGVKPFSCSKCSKSFHFKSYLNRHERVHSGES, from the exons ATGGAGAACTGGTCACCcttcacatcaccgg atggatccagtaatgggaaccccccagagagatgtccccgtcctctgtattcccgggactccaCACAGGAACATCAGGAGATCCCTCAGGAGGATGAG GATGAAAGTCCCATTAAAGTTGAAGTCAAAGAAGAAGCAGATGAGACCTATTTAAGGAGTGACCAGATATATAAGGAGGAGAAATTCCCTCCAGAGATCATCACAG ACAGCAGAGGCACTCAGAAAAGTGTCAAAACTGAGACAGAAGAAGACGGAAATCTGAACATTAAAGAGGAGGAGATTCATTTAGAAATTAGTACAG atgGCCGATACAGACGGTACAATATGGAAGAACGTACTAATTTCTTTTCGGCTGGGGTTCTAGAAAATGATGACGTAACATCCATTTCGTCAGGAGAAAACCCTATTACCCCCAAACTCCATCCAGTATTTCACAGCGTTGCTCTATTAAGCAGTTCATCCACACATAGGGCTCCACCTGCTGAAATCTCACCTCTTTACACGAGTCAGCCTGGTGAATCCTCTATCCAAAAAGCCAAACTTGCATCCGACAAGAGAAGTCAGAAAGTAGAAAAGCCGTTTTCATGTTCagaatgtgggaaatgttttccGCGGCGGAGCCACCTTCTGTCCCATCAGATGAGCcatacaggagagaagccattttcATGTCCAGAATGTGAGAAAAGTTTTTCCTATAGATCCGGCCTTCTTCTACACCGGAGAACTCACACGGAGGTGAAGCCGTATTCATGTTCTGTGTGCGGGAGGGCTTTTACCCGGAGGTGGATTCTTCTCGAACACGAGAATACCCACACGGGTGTAAAGCCTTATTCCTGCGCCGAATGCGGAAAGTCTTTTTCTCAGAAACAGCGACTTACTTGGCACCAGGGAACTCACTCGTCTGAGAAGCCGTTCCCTTGTGCGGAATGCGGAAAGCGTTTTACCCACAGGGCACTGCTTTCCACCCATCAGAGGACTCACACCGGGGCAAAGCCGTATTCTTGTTCCGAATGTGGAAAGTGTTTTCCTTCCAAACATCACCTAGTTCTTCACCAGAgagctcacacaggagagaagccgtttTCATGTTCGGAGTGTGGAAAGTCCTATATCAAGAGAGGAGACCTTACCTGCCATCAAAtgactcacacaggggagaagccatatgcatgctcagagtgcgggaaatgctttgcTAAACGGTCCCATCTTGTCAATCACCAGAGAACGCACACAGGTGTGAAGCCTTACTCTTGCTCcgaatgtgggaaatgtttcgcTAAAAAGTCTTATCTCACCGTCCACCAGACAACTCACACGGGGGTGAAGCCGTTCTCTTGTTCCGAATGCGGCGaaagttttttttggaaaatatcccTTACAAGACACGAAAAAGTCCATACGGGGCAGGAGTTGCACTCGTGTTCagaatgtggaaaatgttttacCGACAGATCCATTCTTATTGAACATCAAAGGatccacacgggggagaagccttattcctgctcggaatgtgggaaatgtttctctCGGTGTTCCAGCCTCATCGTACATCAGAGGACTCACACTGGCGAAAAGccttattcctgttctgagtgcgggaaatgttttgcttcGAGAATGTATCTTACTAAACATCAGCGAACTCACTCAGGAGTGAAGCCATTTTCCTGTTCCAAATGCAGTAAAAGTTTTCACTTTAAGTCGTATCTTAACAGACATGAAAGAGTTCACTCAGGggaatcttaa